The following are encoded in a window of Penaeus vannamei isolate JL-2024 chromosome 17, ASM4276789v1, whole genome shotgun sequence genomic DNA:
- the LOC113805527 gene encoding myosin-2 heavy chain isoform X4, translating into MSKLFPMFKKKGRGKEEEIEDETKKKKRSKTGKGKEEFISSSLPSLSPSFSKSGKKKKKEKDAKQKELSFGKENLFVADMEELQNREFYIDDDGSVKTGPKLEVTSFDVSFEEEVSIPRGKGSVTEGDLEIDVQIDEESVVSLNRDDSASEESGSRLDFEDGDISRKSFNVVGGFSEDVFEASTDFFKDSNVPDDGASAGEEILANISGSSENTDLMITSHSEEPHPDVKQEEQEDSGISVKDLSPPELDRSGSSEKLSEKYANMNGNSEEKATCKIENGELPDMEDTKGTDADTISVRVCSATKEDKSMVVISNSEETQEANPTLILPQRESDPDENSGDTVTPEAETEHIKDDQSLLSSQDSDEDFDSAQEDWDEADGGEQKESSPEGYKPALLDGSVVEEKSNHEIELAEQGKSPSADLLLNESVNSVMIHRMEEECEKVQDVQREISSGSSQFEDACFVQENADAVGIDTVVEAYNDDVTVDPTGVERKNSLSREKLVRKLSGVSTTSSDAFNEELDELLDEELDRLSEEEEGLESEDSQSLKTCQSSLGEVLASSQDASLSEDICRAGEEDLKVEAELPVDSPVVTETPDTPGKRIEENEIKTEVIDTDVTDGKAEIYDLSPESSTSLKNSTSSPDIAKTSLLNPDEGTELVKDSGYYSLPVSPKPGIDLRENKDNGSVANKGDDSFVDSEEEGMVTPPSETTLVKDDSSKQEESEECVDDTLPQNGSAHDESTVLYQSCLESNEAEDTEKTDKVTDIINDMHSETEIPEHSKDSSSSRGKNLELHIPKDITTEFKEETSSPSLGTPTKNRLKSPIPENTPLKADSGSLKSPDPVGDRFLAVAVCQSHDEAEARLAQRRAARAEARELRLRELEKQQQDQENEEEKQFGTPAFAEPSPRAAAPTRTPLSRTGALSSAGQFSRRSSEDSTTDDSALPANVREMRAELKELDEKFRKAMITNAQLDNEKATLTFEVELMKDKYTELEETHTQLSKEHRKKCTEYEQLKKVATKLQEEVKALRALLQERDALIQEYGLVVVGEEENGEADIPVKDEDDEFADMDDLTPRKIAVKKALLSQEAADLLSKGAAQDSLDVRLKKFGEEKKELEDQVRRLKLELEEEKNKNRRRKENGLDYDRQKEQNKTVNEYKFRVQKAEAEVSTLQANVARLDALSARYRTQSEELEKSEEELKSEKRKLQRELRELQQKYDELDSAKNFLQRQYDKMRHDRIGRF; encoded by the exons ATGAGCAAGTTATTTCCAATGttcaagaagaaggggagggggaaggaagaggaaatagaggatgagacaaaaaagaagaagagaagtaagacaggaaaggggaaagaggagtttatcagttcctctcttccatccctgtccccctctttctctaaatcaggtaagaagaaaaagaaggagaaagatgcaaAGCAGAAAGAATTGTCATTTGGCAAGGAGAATCTTTTTGTGGCGGACATGGAGGAACTGCAGAACAGAGAGTTCTACATTGATGACGATGGTTCTGTTAAAACGGGGCCCAAGCTGGAAGTGACAAGTTTTGATGTGTCCTTTGAAGAGGAAGTTAGCATCCCAAGAGGAAAGGGCAGTGTCACTGAAGGGGACCTGGAAATTGATGTCCAGATTGATGAGGAGAGTGTGGTCAGTTTAAACAGGGATGATAGTGCATCAGAAGAGAGTGGAAGTAGATTGGATTTTGAGGATGGTGATATTTCCAGAAAAAGCTTTAATGTTGTTGGGGGGTTCTCTGAGGATGTTTTTGAGGCAAGCACAGACTTCTTCAAAGATTCTAATGTACCTGATGATGGAGCAAGTGCTGGTGAGGAAATACTGGCAAATATTAGTGGATCATCTGAAAACACAGACCTTATGATTACTAGTCATTCTGAGGAACCACATCCTGATGTGaaacaggaagaacaagaagattcGGGCATTAGTGTAAAGGATCTCTCCCCTCCAGAGCTGGACAGAAGTGGCTCATCGGAGAAGTTATCTGAAAAATATGCTAATATGAATGGAAATTCAGAAGAAAAAGCGACTTGTAAAATTGAAAATGGGGAATTGCCTGATATGGAGGACACAAAAGGAACTGATGCGGATACCATTAGTGTTCGTGTTTGTTCTGCTACAAAGGAAGATAAGTCAATGGTTGTGATCTCTAATAGTGAAGAAACTCAGGAAGCAAATCCAACTCTGATTTTGCCTCAAAGGGAAAGTGACCCAGATGAAAATAGTGGAGATACAGTAACACCGGAGGCAGAGACTGAACATATCAAAGATGATCAAAGCCTTTTGAGCAGCCAGGATAGTGATGAAGACTTTGATTCAGCCCAGGAGGACTGGGATGAAGCAGACGGCGGGGAACAGAAAGAGAGTAGTCCTGAAGGGTATAAACCTGCTTTGTTGGATGGCAGTGTAGTTGAAGAAAAGAGTAACCATGAAATTGAATTAGCTGAGCAAGGTAAATCACCATCCGCTGATCTGCTCTTGAATGAATCGGTTAATAGTGTCATGATAcataggatggaggaggagtgtgAAAAAGTTCAGGATGTACAAAGAGAAATTAGCAGTGGCTCTTCCCAATTTGAAGATGCATGTTTTGTGCAGGAGAATGCAGATGCTGTTGGTATTGATACAGTAGTTGAAgcctataatgatgatgttacagTTGACCCTACGGGAGTTGAAAGAAAGAATTCCCTATCAAGGGAAAAGCTTGTCCGAAAATTGTCAGGTGTATCAACAACCTCCAGTGATGCCTTCAATGAGGAGTTAGATGAGCTCTTAGATGAAGAACTGGACAGATtgtcagaggaggaagaaggattagAGTCAGAGGACAGCCAATCCCTGAAGACATGCCAGTCATCGTTAGGAGAAGTCCTTGCAAGCAGCCAAGATGCCAGTCTTTCTGAGGATATTTGTAGAGCAGGTGAAGAAGACCTTAAAGTTGAGGCCGAGTTGCCAGTAGATTCCCCAGTTGTTACTGAAACGCCTGATACACCTGGGAAAAGGATAGAAGAGAATGAAATCAAAACAGAAGTAATTGACACTGATGTTACTGATGGTAAAGCAGAGATCTATGACTTATCACCTGAAAGCAGTACTAGCTTGAAGAACAGTACAAGTTCACCAGACATAGCCAAGACCTCACTCCTAAACCCAGACGAAGGAACAGAATTAGTGAAGGACAGTGGTTATTATAGCCTCCCTGTGTCACCTAAGCCTGGTATAGATTTGcgtgagaataaagataatggtagtgTGGCCAACAAGGGTGACGATTCTTTTGTTgatagtgaggaagaggggatggtcaCCCCTCCCAGTGAAACAACATTGGTGAAAGATGATTCTTCAAAacaagaggaaagtgaggaatgTGTGGATGATACACTGCCTCAGAATGGGTCAGCCCATGATGAATCAACTGTTCTCTATCAGTCTTGTCTTGAAAGCAATGAAGCTGAAGATACTGAAAAGACAGATAAGGTAACAGATATCATCAATGACATGCATAGTGAAACTGAAATACCAGAACATTCCAAGGATTCCAGTTCAAGTAGAGGTAAAAATCTTGAGCTTCACATTCCAAAGGATATAACTACAGAGTTTAAAGAGGAAACCAGTTCTCCAAGTTTGGGAACACCAACCAAAAATAGACTGAAATCTCCAATTCCTGAAAATACACCACTCAAGGCAGACAGTGGTTCTCTGAAAAGTCCTGATCCTGTTGGAGACAGGTTCTTGGCAGTAGCTGTTTGCCAATCACACGATGAA GCTGAGGCCCGGCTAGCCCAACGACGAGCAGCACGTGCAGAAGCGAGAGAACTGAGACTACGAGAACTCGAAAAGCAGCAGCAGGaccaagaaaatgaagaggaaaagcaaTTTGGAACTCCTGCATTTGCAG AGCCATCACCTAGAGCGGCTGCCCCCACCCGGACGCCACTCAGTCGCACGGGGGCACTCAGTAGCGCGGGGCAGTTTTCCAGAAGGTCATCAGAGGACTCCACCACTGACGACTCTGCACTACCGGCCAacgtgagggagatgagg gCCGAATTGAAAGAATTAGACGAAAAATTCCGCAAGGCTATGATAACTAATGCACAGTTAGATAATGAAAAAGCGACTCTAACATTTGAAGTAGAACTTATGAAGGATAAGTATACCGAGCTtgaagaaacacatacacagttaTCG AAAGAGCATAGGAAGAAGTGTACTGAATATGAACAACTTAAGAAAGTAGCAACAAAGTTACAAGAAGAAGTTAAAGCTCTTCGGGCTTTGTTACAAGAAAGAGATGCGTTAATACAG GAATATGGCTTGGTGGTGGTTGGCGAGGAGGAGAACGGCGAAGCGGATATTCCCGTCAAGGATGAGGACGATGAGTTTGCTGACATGGATGACCTCACACCTAGGAAGATTGCCGTGAAGAAGGCGCTGCTTTCTCAGGAAGCAGCTGATTTGCTCAGCAAAGGAGCTGCTCAGGATTCATTAG ATGTTAGGTTAAAGAAGTTtggtgaagagaagaaggaactaGAAGACCAAGTTAGAAGATTGAAGCTCGAActcgaggaggaaaagaataagaacagaagaagaaaagaaaatggcttAGACTATGACAGGCAAA AGGAACAAAACAAAACTGTAAACGAATATAAGTTTAGAGTGCAGAAGGCAGAAGCTGAAGTGTCTACTTTACAGGCTAAC GTGGCAAGGCTGGATGCTCTCTCGGCTCGATATAGGACCCAATCGGAAGAactagagaagagtgaagaggagcTAAAATCGGAAAAGCGAAAATTACAACGGGAA CTGCGAGAATTACAACAAAAATACGATGAACTGGATTCTGCGAAGAATTTCCTCCAGAGGCAGTATGATAAAATGAGGCACGACAGAATTGGCCGATT cTAA
- the LOC113805527 gene encoding uncharacterized protein isoform X2, with amino-acid sequence MSKLFPMFKKKGRGKEEEIEDETKKKKRSKTGKGKEEFISSSLPSLSPSFSKSGKKKKKEKDAKQKELSFGKENLFVADMEELQNREFYIDDDGSVKTGPKLEVTSFDVSFEEEVSIPRGKGSVTEGDLEIDVQIDEESVVSLNRDDSASEESGSRLDFEDGDISRKSFNVVGGFSEDVFEASTDFFKDSNVPDDGASAGEEILANISGSSENTDLMITSHSEEPHPDVKQEEQEDSGISVKDLSPPELDRSGSSEKLSEKYANMNGNSEEKATCKIENGELPDMEDTKGTDADTISVRVCSATKEDKSMVVISNSEETQEANPTLILPQRESDPDENSGDTVTPEAETEHIKDDQSLLSSQDSDEDFDSAQEDWDEADGGEQKESSPEGYKPALLDGSVVEEKSNHEIELAEQGKSPSADLLLNESVNSVMIHRMEEECEKVQDVQREISSGSSQFEDACFVQENADAVGIDTVVEAYNDDVTVDPTGVERKNSLSREKLVRKLSGVSTTSSDAFNEELDELLDEELDRLSEEEEGLESEDSQSLKTCQSSLGEVLASSQDASLSEDICRAGEEDLKVEAELPVDSPVVTETPDTPGKRIEENEIKTEVIDTDVTDGKAEIYDLSPESSTSLKNSTSSPDIAKTSLLNPDEGTELVKDSGYYSLPVSPKPGIDLRENKDNGSVANKGDDSFVDSEEEGMVTPPSETTLVKDDSSKQEESEECVDDTLPQNGSAHDESTVLYQSCLESNEAEDTEKTDKVTDIINDMHSETEIPEHSKDSSSSRGKNLELHIPKDITTEFKEETSSPSLGTPTKNRLKSPIPENTPLKADSGSLKSPDPVGDRFLAVAVCQSHDEAEARLAQRRAARAEARELRLRELEKQQQDQENEEEKQFGTPAFAEAEEDEEEDEDEEEESQEPSPRAAAPTRTPLSRTGALSSAGQFSRRSSEDSTTDDSALPANVREMRAELKELDEKFRKAMITNAQLDNEKATLTFEVELMKDKYTELEETHTQLSKEHRKKCTEYEQLKKVATKLQEEVKALRALLQERDALIQEYGLVVVGEEENGEADIPVKDEDDEFADMDDLTPRKIAVKKALLSQEAADLLSKGAAQDSLDVRLKKFGEEKKELEDQVRRLKLELEEEKNKNRRRKENGLDYDRQKEQNKTVNEYKFRVQKAEAEVSTLQANVARLDALSARYRTQSEELEKSEEELKSEKRKLQRELRELQQKYDELDSAKNFLQRQYDKMRHDRIGRF; translated from the exons ATGAGCAAGTTATTTCCAATGttcaagaagaaggggagggggaaggaagaggaaatagaggatgagacaaaaaagaagaagagaagtaagacaggaaaggggaaagaggagtttatcagttcctctcttccatccctgtccccctctttctctaaatcaggtaagaagaaaaagaaggagaaagatgcaaAGCAGAAAGAATTGTCATTTGGCAAGGAGAATCTTTTTGTGGCGGACATGGAGGAACTGCAGAACAGAGAGTTCTACATTGATGACGATGGTTCTGTTAAAACGGGGCCCAAGCTGGAAGTGACAAGTTTTGATGTGTCCTTTGAAGAGGAAGTTAGCATCCCAAGAGGAAAGGGCAGTGTCACTGAAGGGGACCTGGAAATTGATGTCCAGATTGATGAGGAGAGTGTGGTCAGTTTAAACAGGGATGATAGTGCATCAGAAGAGAGTGGAAGTAGATTGGATTTTGAGGATGGTGATATTTCCAGAAAAAGCTTTAATGTTGTTGGGGGGTTCTCTGAGGATGTTTTTGAGGCAAGCACAGACTTCTTCAAAGATTCTAATGTACCTGATGATGGAGCAAGTGCTGGTGAGGAAATACTGGCAAATATTAGTGGATCATCTGAAAACACAGACCTTATGATTACTAGTCATTCTGAGGAACCACATCCTGATGTGaaacaggaagaacaagaagattcGGGCATTAGTGTAAAGGATCTCTCCCCTCCAGAGCTGGACAGAAGTGGCTCATCGGAGAAGTTATCTGAAAAATATGCTAATATGAATGGAAATTCAGAAGAAAAAGCGACTTGTAAAATTGAAAATGGGGAATTGCCTGATATGGAGGACACAAAAGGAACTGATGCGGATACCATTAGTGTTCGTGTTTGTTCTGCTACAAAGGAAGATAAGTCAATGGTTGTGATCTCTAATAGTGAAGAAACTCAGGAAGCAAATCCAACTCTGATTTTGCCTCAAAGGGAAAGTGACCCAGATGAAAATAGTGGAGATACAGTAACACCGGAGGCAGAGACTGAACATATCAAAGATGATCAAAGCCTTTTGAGCAGCCAGGATAGTGATGAAGACTTTGATTCAGCCCAGGAGGACTGGGATGAAGCAGACGGCGGGGAACAGAAAGAGAGTAGTCCTGAAGGGTATAAACCTGCTTTGTTGGATGGCAGTGTAGTTGAAGAAAAGAGTAACCATGAAATTGAATTAGCTGAGCAAGGTAAATCACCATCCGCTGATCTGCTCTTGAATGAATCGGTTAATAGTGTCATGATAcataggatggaggaggagtgtgAAAAAGTTCAGGATGTACAAAGAGAAATTAGCAGTGGCTCTTCCCAATTTGAAGATGCATGTTTTGTGCAGGAGAATGCAGATGCTGTTGGTATTGATACAGTAGTTGAAgcctataatgatgatgttacagTTGACCCTACGGGAGTTGAAAGAAAGAATTCCCTATCAAGGGAAAAGCTTGTCCGAAAATTGTCAGGTGTATCAACAACCTCCAGTGATGCCTTCAATGAGGAGTTAGATGAGCTCTTAGATGAAGAACTGGACAGATtgtcagaggaggaagaaggattagAGTCAGAGGACAGCCAATCCCTGAAGACATGCCAGTCATCGTTAGGAGAAGTCCTTGCAAGCAGCCAAGATGCCAGTCTTTCTGAGGATATTTGTAGAGCAGGTGAAGAAGACCTTAAAGTTGAGGCCGAGTTGCCAGTAGATTCCCCAGTTGTTACTGAAACGCCTGATACACCTGGGAAAAGGATAGAAGAGAATGAAATCAAAACAGAAGTAATTGACACTGATGTTACTGATGGTAAAGCAGAGATCTATGACTTATCACCTGAAAGCAGTACTAGCTTGAAGAACAGTACAAGTTCACCAGACATAGCCAAGACCTCACTCCTAAACCCAGACGAAGGAACAGAATTAGTGAAGGACAGTGGTTATTATAGCCTCCCTGTGTCACCTAAGCCTGGTATAGATTTGcgtgagaataaagataatggtagtgTGGCCAACAAGGGTGACGATTCTTTTGTTgatagtgaggaagaggggatggtcaCCCCTCCCAGTGAAACAACATTGGTGAAAGATGATTCTTCAAAacaagaggaaagtgaggaatgTGTGGATGATACACTGCCTCAGAATGGGTCAGCCCATGATGAATCAACTGTTCTCTATCAGTCTTGTCTTGAAAGCAATGAAGCTGAAGATACTGAAAAGACAGATAAGGTAACAGATATCATCAATGACATGCATAGTGAAACTGAAATACCAGAACATTCCAAGGATTCCAGTTCAAGTAGAGGTAAAAATCTTGAGCTTCACATTCCAAAGGATATAACTACAGAGTTTAAAGAGGAAACCAGTTCTCCAAGTTTGGGAACACCAACCAAAAATAGACTGAAATCTCCAATTCCTGAAAATACACCACTCAAGGCAGACAGTGGTTCTCTGAAAAGTCCTGATCCTGTTGGAGACAGGTTCTTGGCAGTAGCTGTTTGCCAATCACACGATGAA GCTGAGGCCCGGCTAGCCCAACGACGAGCAGCACGTGCAGAAGCGAGAGAACTGAGACTACGAGAACTCGAAAAGCAGCAGCAGGaccaagaaaatgaagaggaaaagcaaTTTGGAACTCCTGCATTTGCAG AGgccgaggaagatgaagaggaggatgaggatgaggaggaggaatcccAAG AGCCATCACCTAGAGCGGCTGCCCCCACCCGGACGCCACTCAGTCGCACGGGGGCACTCAGTAGCGCGGGGCAGTTTTCCAGAAGGTCATCAGAGGACTCCACCACTGACGACTCTGCACTACCGGCCAacgtgagggagatgagg gCCGAATTGAAAGAATTAGACGAAAAATTCCGCAAGGCTATGATAACTAATGCACAGTTAGATAATGAAAAAGCGACTCTAACATTTGAAGTAGAACTTATGAAGGATAAGTATACCGAGCTtgaagaaacacatacacagttaTCG AAAGAGCATAGGAAGAAGTGTACTGAATATGAACAACTTAAGAAAGTAGCAACAAAGTTACAAGAAGAAGTTAAAGCTCTTCGGGCTTTGTTACAAGAAAGAGATGCGTTAATACAG GAATATGGCTTGGTGGTGGTTGGCGAGGAGGAGAACGGCGAAGCGGATATTCCCGTCAAGGATGAGGACGATGAGTTTGCTGACATGGATGACCTCACACCTAGGAAGATTGCCGTGAAGAAGGCGCTGCTTTCTCAGGAAGCAGCTGATTTGCTCAGCAAAGGAGCTGCTCAGGATTCATTAG ATGTTAGGTTAAAGAAGTTtggtgaagagaagaaggaactaGAAGACCAAGTTAGAAGATTGAAGCTCGAActcgaggaggaaaagaataagaacagaagaagaaaagaaaatggcttAGACTATGACAGGCAAA AGGAACAAAACAAAACTGTAAACGAATATAAGTTTAGAGTGCAGAAGGCAGAAGCTGAAGTGTCTACTTTACAGGCTAAC GTGGCAAGGCTGGATGCTCTCTCGGCTCGATATAGGACCCAATCGGAAGAactagagaagagtgaagaggagcTAAAATCGGAAAAGCGAAAATTACAACGGGAA CTGCGAGAATTACAACAAAAATACGATGAACTGGATTCTGCGAAGAATTTCCTCCAGAGGCAGTATGATAAAATGAGGCACGACAGAATTGGCCGATT cTAA